A stretch of the Macaca mulatta isolate MMU2019108-1 chromosome 14, T2T-MMU8v2.0, whole genome shotgun sequence genome encodes the following:
- the LOC106993358 gene encoding LOW QUALITY PROTEIN: olfactory receptor 52H1 (The sequence of the model RefSeq protein was modified relative to this genomic sequence to represent the inferred CDS: inserted 1 base in 1 codon; substituted 1 base at 1 genomic stop codon) codes for MRGFFLEYRKETDQPRGSGGGRITIQFPHVHYKQFVFRTQKLLILMTMYNVSDHGTSPFTLLGIPGLEQYHFWTSIPFCFIYLVTVVASSILLYLIVVEHSLHAPMFFFLSMLAITDLILSTVCVPKTFSIFWFGSXKISFPGCLTQLFFLHYSFVLDSVILLAMAFDCYMAICSPLRYTTILTPKTIIKIAVRICFQSLCVFVPCVFLVNHLPFCRTHIISHTXCEHIGVAQLACVDISINIWYGFCIPIMTVMTDVILIAVSYTLILYAVFCLPSRDARQKALGTCGSHVCVILIFYIPAFFSILAHRFGHNVPHTFHMMFANLYVIIPPAFNLIVYRVKTKQIWNRILLLLFPKGSQ; via the exons ATGAGAGGATTTTTCTTGGAATATAGGAAAGAGACGGACCAGCCCCGAGGAAGTGGTGGAGGAAGAATTACCATACAATTTCCTCATGTTCATTATAAACAATTTGTTTTTAGGACACAGAAGTTATTGATCTTAATGACCATGTACAATGTGAGTGACCATGGTACAAGCCCCTTCACCCTTTTGGGCATCCCCGGACTTGAGCAGTACCACTTCTGGACCAGCATCCCGTTCTGCTTTATCTATCTCGTGACTGTCGTGGCCAGCAGTATCCTTCTCTACCTCATTGTGGTGGAGCACAGTCTTCATGCACCcatgttctttttcctttccatgctGGCCATTACTGACCTCATATTGTCCACCGTATGTGTCCCCAAAACATTTAGCATCTTCTGGTTTGGTT CAAAAATCAGTTTTCCTGGCTGTCTCACCCAATTATTCTTTCTGCACTATAGCTTTGTGTTGGACTCAGTTATACTGCTGGCCATGGCATTTGACTGCTATATGGCCATCTGCTCACCCTTGAGATACACTACTATTCTGACTCCCAAAACCATTATCAAAATTGCTGTGAGAATATGTTTCCAAAGTCTCTGTGTTTTTGTCCCATGTGTTTTCCTTGTGAATCATTTACCCTTCTGCAGGACACATATCATTTCTCACACATAGTGTGAGCACATAGGTGTTGCCCAGCTTGCCTGTGTTGATATCTCCATCAATATCTGGTATGGATTTTGTATTCCTATCATGACAGTGATGACGGATGTGATCCTCATTGCTGTCTCCTACACCCTCATCCTCTATGCTGTCTTTTGTCTCCCCTCCCGAGATGCCCGGCAGAAGGCCCTTGGCACCTGTGGTTCCCATGTCTGTGTTATCCTCATATTCTATATACCAGCATTCTTCTCCATCCTTGCTCATCGCTTTGGGCATAATGTCCCTCATACCTTTCATATGATGTTTGCCAACCTTTACGTAATCATCCCACCTGCTTTCAACCTTATTGTCTACAGAGTAAAGACCAAGCAGATCTGGAACAGAATCCTTCTTCTGCTGTTTCCCAAGGGGTCCCAGTGA